The DNA segment AACTGATCCATCATTATGACTTTTCCAATGTTACTTCCACAGAGACAGAACCACCTTAGAATTAACTAGAGTCCCAAATCTTTTTGGCAGGAAAGTTGTACTCCCAACCCATCAAAATCTTATAGTAGGATTTcacattaaaaagaaagaagggaaGGGAAGAAgacagacaaaaaaaaaagaaaaaaaaaagagctctTTCTTTGAAGCATGCCAAATTAGTTTGTACCCTAGCAACCTCTCTTATTCACAATAAATGAACTCCTAAAACCACGCATCCAACTCCCTCCAGGATCATTCCTTGCCTTCCAACCCAAAAATTCTCAAGGTAGCTAGATCAAAGGGAGTCTCTCACCTTTGTATAAAGTGAGAGACTCTCATCGGGTCAGTTTATGGAAAACTACAAGAAAGGAGTGGGATCTCTTTAACAAAAGAGTGCCCTTTGCAATGGGTAATGGGAGCAAAGAGAAGTTCTGGAAAGATAGATGGTGTAGTGAGGAGCCTTTAAGTGAGattttctcatccttgtttGTGTTAACTGAATTGAAAAAGGCGTAGTAAGCATATTAATGGGAGCAAAAGGAGGAAGGCAGAGACTAAAACTTCTGTTTTGCAAGGAATatgaatgattgggagttggatatcGTAGAGCGTTTCCTATTTAAATTCTAAGGACAATCAATGAACAATCAATGAATAGGGAGGAGGACGATAAAGTAGTTTGGAAGGGCAATAACTGACGAAGGTTCTTTGTATAAGCCCTTTATTGGAGTTAGATTGTACCCTTCTCATTAGGGATAATTTGGAACTCCTAGATTCCTTCTAAGGTGAGCTTTTTCACTTAGGAGGCTTGTTAGGGTAAGGTATTGACTTTGGACAAGTTCCAAGGAAGAGGTTGCTCATCAGTCAACAAGTGTGCTTGATGCAAAAAGGAGGAAATCCATTGATCATGttcttcttcattgtgataAGGCTAGGATTTAATGGCAGTTGGCTTTTTCTTTATTCAGTATTCCTTGGGTTATTTCTGGTTAGGTTAGAGAGACTCTTCTAGGGTGGGATGACTCTTTTGTAGGTAGAAGGCAAAAGAAAGATTGGAGAGCCGCTcccttttatatttttgaactatttggaaggaaagaaaccgAAGATCGTTTGAAAATGAGAAGATGTCAAATCAATGAGTCAAAAGCATTTTCCTTAACAATCTATCTTTGGGGATTAAGGTGCACATAGATGGAGGCACTATGCCTCtaattgattttatagattggcTAGATTCTTATTGAGGGAGGGAGtagttttttgtttccttttttcttttttttctttttttcttttttttttttgcctcttGGCACTCATTGTATACGTCTTGTGTACTCTTGTGTGTCAGTTGCACTTTTAAgtacattcttttatttatcagaaaataaaaataaaaataattggagTTTCTCCACTCCAAACATCCAACCAGAAGAAAAATCAACTGGATGAACTTATTTAGCTATCATATTTAATGCTACAACCAACTGAAACTGGATTATTCTTATAGAAAGGGGAAAGCACAAGAATCAAATAACATCGAAAGTTCGAAATTACAAAAAGGCCATCAGAGATTAATCAATGCTTACATAACTAACAcagcaaaagaaagaaagaagcaaTAGATTAGAATATCATATGGCCTCAATGGTTAAATactgattttcttttataagtgaCACTTAACTACAGCTATTTTTCTCAAATAGATATTTATCCCTATTTGGTAAGAACCACACAAAAGAAAGGACAAGATATAGCAGAAtgatatgtaattttttttttttttgatatctAAGCAGAATGATATGTATACTTACTTTTCTATAAAGAggtcttcttttcttctctgtCAAAGAGTTCCTCTCCTCTGCCAGATCTCGGATCTCCTCCTCTAGAAGTTTCCCCTTTTTACCAAATGTATGATCCAACTCCGCCAATTTCTCTTCAAGTTTCTTGTCAATGGCATTAAGCTTCTCTAACAATATATCATCTCtctctttcatgtcatcaaactcaccatcatcatcttcatccatCTCAGCCCCTTGAATCATTTGCTTCTCCTTCTCAAACCCAGCATGTTCCAGAAGATCAACATTGGGTCCCACTTGTTGATGCTGTATGTATCCGTAATTGGCAGGATTGTTAGGATCATAAGCTTCCTTCCACTCAATTAACCTTACTGCCCTATTAAGCTTCTGTTGAAGAATGAACTTATCCTTGCCTTCTGCTTCTTTAAGACGGTTCATCAATTCACCAATAACCCTGTATTCTGGGCGGAGCTGGAGATGTTTTTGCTCAAACTTGTCGATTCTAGTCATCCACTTGAAAGCATCATCAAGTGTCTCTGTCAGGAAATGAGGGGTAAAAGTATACATATTTCATCAATGGAATGTTGATAACAAAAAAATGCACTCATCTCAACTGCAATACAACTCATaagacaaattaaaaaaaaaataataataaggcaagaaacttattttttcttcctttttttgtgttttcactATAAAATGGGAATATAACATTTCCAAGAAAATGGTATACCACCACATATAATACTTACAGATACAAATAAACACAGCCTGAAATTGTGAGATGTTACCCTCATAAATCCTTATTATGAAAATTCCTTTGCTATAACATCAGTCAATGCATTAGCCTTTTGAAAACATAGTACCGACTAAAGTCATCAAGATACATACAATGAAGACCAActtaagaaaacacaaaaacacTAGCCTGAACATTGTTAAAAACATCAATGACTATCTATAAATCACCCTCAACTTCAACATTTCTAATGCcaatttatttgaataaaaaaccATTATGAAAAGTCATGCATTGCACCACTAAATCAGAAGCATTGCCAAGAAAAGGTGGTTCCCATGAATCCACATCCATtgttcatttattgataaatttgTCATCAGGTATCTTCCCGCTTTAGTTTCTGTGCATTTTGATTCAGTTATTTGACAACATATGAACAAAGCATTTTTCCCAGGTTTCAGGTTACATATGTTAATAGGTTCTGACCATCATGAAGGATGTATGCAGTTATTGAATCAAAACTAGAGAGTTTCTACATTTCCTTCAAACTGAAGTCCTTCTGCCTTTGTTAGTTACCTCTGAACTTTGTCATAATCAAGCTGAGGAGACTAATTGTGAAATGCTATTCTTTCCTGGATTTGAGTTAGTAAAGACACAACCTAGTTCACTTGTTTCTAATGATCACAAAAACATGTAATAGATGAGTCTCTGAACTGGAATCTTCGTTTCTCTATGTCAGAAATTCTGCTGCATCTTACCATTTCCGTTACCATAGCTATCAGCAAACTGCTCAGCGGGAAATTATTGCTCTTCAAGGTTTTACACTGGTATCAACATACTGCATATACTTCATAGTTTTTAAAGTTTTGAAACAAAAGTCAAACGATTTAGTCGTATTAAATCATTAGCTATTTGATAAAGAGATAAGATTTTGAGCAtctgaataaagaaaaaactctTTAACAACTCTTTGTATGGTTGCAGAGAAAAAGACGGAAAACAGAAAGACACAAACTTcacaaaatatttcaaaaattagaagATTACCGGCCTCAGCGAAGTTATTGAGTAGCTCCCCATGCCTCTTGAACTTCTTCTCAAACACCTCCGCGCGCTTCTTGACGGCCTCGGTGGTGAACCTCTCGTCATCCTCGTCGCTGTCGGAATCGGTACGCTCTTCGTACATGTTGAGATCGCCGCTACTCTTCAGCTTCTCCTTCTCAAGCTTCTCGATCAATGGGCCAACGCCCATGTAGTCCTCTTCGTCTTCATCCTCAATCTCCTTCACATCGAGGCCCGCTCTTTTCCTCTGCTCTTTCTCCCTCTGCTTTTCGCGCTCTACTTCAGCGAGAAGCTCTTGCACTGTTCGAGCCGATGAGAAGAATCGACTGGTTCCAGGAAACGGAAAATGGGGTGTTTGGGCGGTAGGAAAGTGAGGGAAAGTGGAGAGTGGTTTGATAGGGGGTTTCTTGAAGATGATTTTACTAAAAATGAGACGAGAGATTGAAGATGCTGCGGCTTGTGATTTGATCGCCATTGTTACGGAATCATTGAAGAAAAGCCAGCACGCAGTGAGGATCGTAGAGATGAAAGAGTAGGGTTGATTCACTGAGGAAATGGGCGACAGAAGTAATGGGCCGATCTCCGGCCGAGAACTGGCGGCCCAAGGTAGCCCAAAAAGTCTTGGGTCTATCGCCCAAATGGGCTTCAGCGGATTGACTTTTGCTGGGCCTCTGTTTCTTCttataaaaagaaagagagaattcTCTCTAGTAGGGTGTATATTACGATTTTGTAAAActatttcatttataaaaaattaattattagttcAGGGTCACATTgtaaaactatttattttaatgacaattaattttaattaattttcatatatttatggTATGGGCTAGATCATATTAATTTGACTTGTCTCCCCTGGCGTTTCTATGATATTTTGTCTTGCACTTTTAAtaggggaaaaataaaattttttagcaTTACATATGTTGCAAACTTCTTTTAACCATATAGTCGTGTTTTAAGTCGTAAAAACTTATTAGTCTCTAAacagacaatatctatatggaaGGAAATGAGTTTATGAATGACATCAAAACCGTGATAGACACGGTTTAATCATGTCATGGTTTCTAACATTATATAAGTAACAAGTTTCTTATAATTATATAGAGACGCATTTTAAAACCGCGGTGGGATTCTTTTAATCATATTGAAGACTTTTAAAGTCACAAAGGCCTAGTTTCACAACTTCTTTTATAAGGCTGCAATGAGCCATTGGACCAAGAATGACTAATATTAAATCTTGGTATCAAGTATGATATGAAGTTATCATGTCATGATATTGGCCTGATAGCAGTGGCTCCATcatttgaaaacaaaacaaaaacaaaatgagtTGGAATCTGTCCGCCAATAAATTTTTTGTCCAATTGGTTGTGTTTTTGCGAGGCCAGCTAGAGAGAGTACAAAGGCAAGATGCAACATGTCAGTTGGGATTCCCTTTCAAGGACAAAGCTGGGTCCATCCGCTAACATTTTTCAGTATGAATATATGGAGTTGTGCTTCCACTATTGCAGATGAGGATGGAAATAACCCAAGTAGGAGATAATGGAAACACAAGCTAAATCATGGGGCCATGAGATAGGGCTGAAATGTGACCCCCCAAGCAAAACAAGACGTTAATTGAAACAAGCTGAATCTCATGAAATCCTTCTCCAATCTTCTTCTCTCACAAATACACTGACATTCTTATCAAATAAAGGGCATGAAACAGAGTATCTTATTTATGTACTACTTCATAAGTCTCAGACAAATTCTCATGATTGAAGGATGCAATGCACAACATGTACATGGAGGAAGCAGCATCCCTCCCTCTCCTCTTTTATTACAAAGTATAGCTGTTGACTCCCTTTACATAAAAACCAGCATGTACGAAGGATCAAGCTTGAAGTTCAACAAATGTGATGGCATTTACAGTAAAACTTTTTCGACTCATGGTTGCATGATATGGAATGGGCTTGTATACAATTACAGCTTACCCGTTATATAACTTATAACCCAAATAAAGCAAAAGACAAAAGAGCAATGAACGAGGCAGCCAAAGCAATTGTGCAAATGGGCTTCAGAATTAGCGCTTGCGTTTCTAACTTTCTGGTACTGGAGCCAACAGTTTCTGAAACAAGAGAAGGAAATGGATGTGAATCTCAGTTTCCTCATTGATATAAACAATTTGGGGAAAGGGTATATAGAATTACCTCAGAAAACCGCAAATGCCCTTTATGCGCATTAGAAGTTTTGACAATTGTTTCCCACTTGGGATCAGGGGATGATGTCTTGGAAGCTTGGTTTCTGGGGCTAGTCCAAGTGGCAAAATGTGATTGGGAGTTCCTTGATGATGCAGAAGGCAATGTACGCGAGAGCCAAGACTCGGAGGGAGATTTTGGTAAAGGTGGAGGAAGAGGAAGTTCTGAGTGGCTATCATGAAATTTTTCTAGACTATCTGCTTCTGAAGGCCGATGGTTTTCATCATCCAGATTCCTATTGTCAAGCACTTCTGGGCTATCCAAGGTCATGGAATCCAGAATAGGATCTGAGCTACTGAATCCTTTCCTCTGGTCCATCTGGACTTCCTGATCTGATTTGACACAGGAAAACAGTAGATTAGAACCCATAGAGTCCAAAATTTTTGGCTGTGACTTGCCTTCTTCATCTGCAATGCTTAAGTGCTTGATATCTTGAAGAGAAGACTCCATTGAAGGGGTACTAGATTTTCCAAGAATCTCAAAATCACTCCTGGTGTCACTCAGCCCCTTCATATCTGAACGGCTGGAATTAGAATTCCGAGGTTCTACAATATGTACAGAATCTATGTACAGAGTTTTCTCAACTGTAGGGCTTTCCAAACCTGATTCCCGTTGAGGGCTACTAGCCAATAATTCCCGGAAGATTTTTTGGCCCTGTTGATGTGAACCAAAGCCATCAACCCCCAAGCTCATAGGTGCTTCATGAATGCCATGAAatcctttttcttcattaaagTGGGATAGCAGTGAGTCACTCCGGTAGGGCAACATGCCACCTCCCTGCAAACGCATGTACAGGGATGACCCATCTGGTTTCTGAGAATCACTCTTGTAATTAGTTTTActgctttcattttcttcctttctcttAAGTTCCTGCAGCTTACTTCTTTGGAGTCCACCTGATTTTTTCTCATTAACGACATTTCTAGAGTGCTGTAGAGATTTAGGTTGTTTTTCagaaaaagaattattaaaaaaacactaatCATCAGTAAAGAACTTCAGTAGATGACAACTATGCTATTGACAGAAAGGAAAAGATAGTGTACCTTATTTTCAGTTAGAGTACTAGCATCACTATATGAGAATCTAGCTCTTGTAGCACGGAGAGAGGAGGCAGGTACCCGGGCCTGAACTCCCATTCTTAGTACTGGATTCATAAGGCAGAAGGAATTCTTCAAGCCAAACCGAGGAAATAACCCACAAACTTTGGCAGACAAAAGTTCAGTTTCAACATAGTTATCTTCATCTTCACTCTCTTCTCTACCTTTATCTTGAGCATAATGTGATGAAACATTTAGCCTATATTGATAAAGTGGAGGCCGCCTATCCCCGCTTACTACATTTTTTACCTGTCTTGGTTGTGCCTGTGCCACAGGTTGCCTCTGTGCCACAGGTTGCCTCCTAGAGGCATATGGAGGGGTTTCTGAAGCCATTGCCTTGGCCGCTGGCAAGAATCGACCCATCATGAAATCCCGGGTCTGTGGATCTGTTGAAAATGTTCCAGAGGGCTTGACATCTGGACCATCCAATCCACTCAAACCACTTACACTACAGTTCAAGAAGAAAGATTCAGACCGGGAAAGTGTATCCAGTGCATCTAAATAGGCTACATCACCATCCTCTGAACCAGAACTCCCTTTATCCTCAACTCCCTCTTTAAAGTTCTCAAGTTTAGTAACATTTTCATCCAAAGAAGAAACATTTCGAGAGTTAGAAAGGATATTTGCTGTTTGGGTCCCAGCAACAATTGGATCCTTAGAAACTTTATCAGGAGGTCGCTGTTTAGTATTCAAAATCCTACCAGGTGGAAGCTTTGGGGTGGTGGGAGGGATCTGTGGTTTGCTTTCATCCTTGGGTCTTCCTGGAGTCTGCTCCCATATAAAAGGAACAGCTCCAGGATTCCTCACTGGACCtgatttcaactctgatttgtaGGTAGGAAGAGGAAGTATATTGGAAAGGGAACTATCATTCTTCCTTTTGCTCTCAACTTCTGTGGAAGCCACTGTTGATGAGAATCTCCGAACAGATAAAAGTGGTTGATTAAAATTCAATTGCTTGTCTTCCATCGGATTATTCAACAGCATTAACTAACTTGTTCCTGCAAAACATCAATTCAAACTGAAACCAACTGGGCATATCGAGAAAAGACAAAGTGATACCCAAAGCCATAATCTACAGAATGTTACAAATTACAGTTCTATGCTATTGCCGACACccagaaaatgtagaatctgaaaaaattgaatcatgtttaaaaaaaattcccaaggcaCTCTAAAAACCCAacttttcaactaaaattaggattaatatgAAAGATATAACCAAAAAATGCTGCCCATTTATTCAAGACCACAATAAATTGATCTAAACATGGCATGAATGAGAAAATCCTGAGTCTGATTCACATATGGAATGAGGTGAAGAAAACATCACAAGGTTTATAGTCTAAGATTactttgaatttcttttcaATCTCGTATTGGAAAACCAAGTTTTTATTGAGCAAAGAAGTGTTATGATGTCCtacaaaaattgaataaataccTTGAGATATACAGAAGATTCTAAAAGAATCAATTGAGGTTCCAACGATTTTTCCTGGTACTCATTTCACATGGGTGGCACCGTTTTAATTTCATACTTTCATGGTGATTTGGATGCTGAACAGAATTTGACTGGCTCTATCCTTACTTTGCATAACTAGTGAAGGTAAAACCACTCCGGAtgggaacattaaagaaaatcgGAGAGATTACCACAAAAGGAGTTcaagaaacaattttaaatcTCCTTGAAGTGATACATTCACCACTTCATCATcacaattttaaatttcattgtgGTGAATTTCTCCTTTCAAATGCCATCCAAAAGTAGAATGGAACCATTCAATTTCCATGGAAGATCCAAATTCCAAACAAAACCCGCAATAAACTACCTTACCCATTTCACTTTAGTAGTCCCGTTCCATCTTAATCTACCAATCAGTATCCAAATCCAATCAATCCCCCCTTCATTCAGTTCCAGTCTTGATTCCAAATTTTCTCTACCGtataaataatttggaattatgaaatgGAATGTGCTAAGAATGCATCCTATTTCAAAAAATGTCACTGCAATCATGCGATTGAACccaaaaaaatgatcaaatgggCAACAATACAGAATAAAAAGGAAGTAACAATGTCTCCGGAAAATGTCTGAATTGTGGGATTTAAGACTGAATTTATTTCGGGGTAATTTCTTTCCCCGAcaacaaaatcaattcaaatctGACTGAAGAGACATCATAAACTTCCCCCAGTCTTCCTGAACCAACTTAGAAActtaaattgaaaaagaaagaagaaaagaaaaaccactCCAGCCACAAGGTGGAAATCTTAAATTGTTCActgaattgaaaaataaaaataaaataaacaaaataaaatcctCTGCTCAACCAGACCCTTTCTCTGACTACAATCTCATCAATCcaagtaggaaaaaaaattatcagtGACAGCTTAAAACCCAGATTGGGCATGGAAGCTagaatttaactttaaaaaaccCCAAGAACACTCCAACCGAACTCCATTTTCCCCAATTTCTACCAGAAATGGACAGACAAGAAGACCAGATTGacccaaaaagaaaacaaaaaagaaaaagaaaaagaaaaagaaaaatcacccaAATCTTCATCGAAACGCGGCCTAGATACCCAGATGGCAATCTTCATCCACATTTTCTCCACCAAATCAACAGTTCAATAGATCAAACAGTAAGCTTGAAAATACGAAACAACACCCCAGCAAACACATCCAAtcaaattcccaaaaaaaaaacccagaaaaagcaaaaaaagaaatagagagagtAAGACACAGTACCTCAGCAAACCGATCTGTTGCTTCAGAGAGAGATGAAATAACAGCGGCAAAAGCATACAAAGGGAGATAGAATAAAGGACAGATAGAGCGAAGTAAGAATAAACCACTTTGTACGCTTGTGCTATTGTGCTTACTTGAGAGCCGAGTTCACCTCAGCCGTcgttaatgaaaaaaaaaatgattttgattttcaaaaccaTATTTTAACGTTTGGGATTCGTTTCCTCATCACTGGTTTTGGAGGAAAGAAAAGAGTGGAAAGTGGATTTTTCAAGTCTAAAAAGCACTGTTCTTTTACGTTTGTTTGTTTGTGCTAATTTTGAAATCATATGAGTTGGGTGATAAGTATTGAGTAGTGATGACTTTGTTTTGGATCATGTGAAAACATTTATAAACTAAAGGGAGGAGCCAATATATTATAATGGATTAATAATTGAAGTAAGAAGCTTGTGAAAAGTAGGAAGTCAGAGCAATCAACCAGGCAATTCAATTATTGGGACTTGGGTCATGTAGCCTTTACACTTCCCATTAAGTCTAATCACTTCATTTACTTCCTTGCCCttcttttatatcttctatAAAAGAATCAATAAGTATCGATCAATTTGGAAGATCAGTCATAAtca comes from the Vitis vinifera cultivar Pinot Noir 40024 chromosome 12, ASM3070453v1 genome and includes:
- the LOC100267778 gene encoding uncharacterized protein LOC100267778, yielding MAIKSQAAASSISRLIFSKIIFKKPPIKPLSTFPHFPTAQTPHFPFPGTSRFFSSARTVQELLAEVEREKQREKEQRKRAGLDVKEIEDEDEEDYMGVGPLIEKLEKEKLKSSGDLNMYEERTDSDSDEDDERFTTEAVKKRAEVFEKKFKRHGELLNNFAEAETLDDAFKWMTRIDKFEQKHLQLRPEYRVIGELMNRLKEAEGKDKFILQQKLNRAVRLIEWKEAYDPNNPANYGYIQHQQVGPNVDLLEHAGFEKEKQMIQGAEMDEDDDGEFDDMKERDDILLEKLNAIDKKLEEKLAELDHTFGKKGKLLEEEIRDLAEERNSLTEKKRRPLYRKGFDVKLIDVNRTCKVTKGGQVVKYTAILACGNYHGVVGYAKAKGPAIPIALQKAYEKCFQNLHYVERYEEHTIAHAVQTTYKKTKVYLWPAQTTTGMKAGRTVQTILNLAGFKNVKSKVIGSRNPHNTVKALFKALNAIETPKDVQEKFGRTVVEKYLL
- the LOC100245463 gene encoding uncharacterized protein LOC100245463, whose product is MLLNNPMEDKQLNFNQPLLSVRRFSSTVASTEVESKRKNDSSLSNILPLPTYKSELKSGPVRNPGAVPFIWEQTPGRPKDESKPQIPPTTPKLPPGRILNTKQRPPDKVSKDPIVAGTQTANILSNSRNVSSLDENVTKLENFKEGVEDKGSSGSEDGDVAYLDALDTLSRSESFFLNCSVSGLSGLDGPDVKPSGTFSTDPQTRDFMMGRFLPAAKAMASETPPYASRRQPVAQRQPVAQAQPRQVKNVVSGDRRPPLYQYRLNVSSHYAQDKGREESEDEDNYVETELLSAKVCGLFPRFGLKNSFCLMNPVLRMGVQARVPASSLRATRARFSYSDASTLTENKHSRNVVNEKKSGGLQRSKLQELKRKEENESSKTNYKSDSQKPDGSSLYMRLQGGGMLPYRSDSLLSHFNEEKGFHGIHEAPMSLGVDGFGSHQQGQKIFRELLASSPQRESGLESPTVEKTLYIDSVHIVEPRNSNSSRSDMKGLSDTRSDFEILGKSSTPSMESSLQDIKHLSIADEEGKSQPKILDSMGSNLLFSCVKSDQEVQMDQRKGFSSSDPILDSMTLDSPEVLDNRNLDDENHRPSEADSLEKFHDSHSELPLPPPLPKSPSESWLSRTLPSASSRNSQSHFATWTSPRNQASKTSSPDPKWETIVKTSNAHKGHLRFSEKLLAPVPES